From the genome of Flavobacterium ovatum, one region includes:
- a CDS encoding response regulator has protein sequence MLNKILCIDDDPITLMLCKKVISKTGFSKETATAQNGEEALKYFNHIKKTGIENQILPQLIFLDLNMPVMGGWEFLDCFSSNDFNDFNQTKIVVLSSTIDPEDLEKTKKYPMVIDFLPKPISTSMLEYLAAKL, from the coding sequence ATGTTAAATAAAATATTGTGCATTGATGATGATCCAATCACACTAATGTTGTGCAAAAAAGTAATTTCAAAAACTGGTTTTTCAAAAGAAACTGCTACAGCACAGAATGGAGAAGAAGCACTTAAATATTTTAACCACATCAAAAAAACTGGGATAGAAAACCAAATACTTCCTCAATTAATTTTCCTAGACCTAAACATGCCTGTAATGGGAGGATGGGAATTCCTAGACTGCTTTAGCTCCAACGATTTCAATGACTTTAATCAAACTAAAATAGTCGTACTCTCTTCCACTATAGACCCAGAAGACTTAGAAAAAACAAAAAAATACCCAATGGTAATTGACTTTCTACCAAAGCCAATATCAACCTCAATGCTTGAATACCTAGCTGCTAAATTATAA
- the typA gene encoding translational GTPase TypA has protein sequence MESIRNIAIIAHVDHGKTTLVDKIMYHCQLFRDNENTGDLILDNNDLERERGITITSKNVSVQYKGTKINIIDTPGHADFGGEVERVLNMADGVCLLVDAFEGPMPQTRFVLQKALDLGLKPCVVINKVDKENCTPEEVHEKVFDLMFELGGTEEQLDFPTVYGSAKNNWMSDHWENVTDNVEALLDMVIENVPAPRVSEGTPQMLITSLDFSAFTGRIAIGRLERGVLREGMPISLVKRDGTISKSRIKELHTFEGLGRKKVQEVIAGDICAIVGVEGFEIGDTIADFENPEGLASIAIDEPTMSMLFTINDSPFFGKEGKFVTSRHIRDRLTKELEKNLAMKLGETDSADKFMVFGRGVLHLSVLIETMRREGYELQIGQPQVIIKEIDGKKCEPIEELTIDLPENLSGRAVEFVSIRKGEMLSMEGKGERMIVKFNIPSRGIIGLRNQLLTATAGEAIMSHRYIGYEPFKGAIPGRNNGSLISMENGKAIPYSIDKLQDRGKFFVNPNDEIYEGQVIGENSRSDDMCVNVTKAKKQSNVRSSGNDEKARIIPPIIFSLEEALEYIQKDEYVEVTPKSIRLRKIYLTETDRKRFKI, from the coding sequence ATGGAATCTATTAGAAATATTGCAATTATTGCCCACGTCGATCACGGTAAAACAACTTTGGTTGATAAAATTATGTATCACTGTCAGTTATTTCGTGACAACGAAAACACAGGTGACTTAATCCTTGATAACAACGACTTAGAGCGTGAAAGAGGTATTACTATTACTTCTAAAAATGTTTCTGTTCAATACAAAGGAACAAAAATCAACATTATTGACACTCCTGGTCACGCCGATTTTGGTGGTGAGGTAGAGCGTGTATTGAATATGGCTGATGGAGTTTGTTTATTGGTAGATGCTTTTGAAGGCCCTATGCCTCAAACGCGTTTTGTATTACAAAAAGCATTAGACCTTGGTTTGAAACCTTGCGTTGTTATTAATAAAGTTGATAAAGAAAACTGTACTCCTGAAGAAGTTCATGAGAAAGTTTTTGACTTAATGTTTGAATTAGGAGGTACAGAAGAGCAGTTGGATTTTCCAACAGTTTATGGTTCTGCTAAGAATAACTGGATGTCTGACCATTGGGAAAACGTAACTGATAATGTAGAAGCATTATTGGATATGGTTATCGAAAATGTACCAGCTCCAAGAGTTTCTGAAGGAACTCCACAAATGTTGATTACTTCTTTAGATTTTTCTGCTTTTACAGGTCGTATCGCTATTGGTCGTCTTGAAAGAGGAGTATTGAGAGAAGGTATGCCAATCTCATTAGTAAAAAGAGATGGTACTATATCTAAATCACGTATTAAAGAATTACATACTTTTGAAGGTCTAGGACGTAAAAAAGTACAAGAAGTAATTGCTGGAGATATTTGTGCAATTGTAGGTGTTGAAGGTTTTGAAATTGGTGATACTATTGCTGATTTTGAAAATCCTGAAGGACTTGCTTCTATTGCTATTGATGAGCCTACTATGAGTATGTTGTTTACAATTAATGATTCTCCTTTCTTTGGAAAAGAGGGTAAATTTGTAACTTCTCGTCATATTAGAGATCGTTTGACAAAAGAGCTTGAGAAAAACTTAGCAATGAAATTGGGTGAAACTGATTCAGCTGATAAGTTTATGGTTTTTGGTCGTGGTGTACTTCACTTATCTGTTCTTATTGAAACAATGAGAAGAGAAGGATACGAATTACAAATCGGTCAACCACAAGTTATTATCAAAGAAATTGATGGTAAAAAATGTGAGCCAATTGAGGAATTAACAATCGACTTACCTGAAAATCTTTCTGGTAGAGCGGTAGAGTTTGTTTCTATTCGTAAAGGTGAAATGCTTTCTATGGAAGGTAAAGGAGAGCGTATGATAGTTAAATTTAATATTCCATCTCGTGGAATTATTGGATTGCGTAATCAATTGTTGACTGCTACTGCAGGTGAGGCAATTATGTCACACCGTTATATTGGATATGAGCCTTTCAAAGGTGCTATTCCTGGACGTAACAATGGTTCTTTGATCTCTATGGAAAATGGAAAAGCAATTCCTTATTCTATCGATAAATTACAAGATCGTGGTAAATTCTTCGTTAATCCTAATGATGAAATTTATGAAGGTCAAGTAATTGGAGAAAACTCACGTAGCGATGATATGTGTGTTAACGTAACTAAGGCTAAAAAACAGTCTAACGTTCGTTCTTCTGGAAATGATGAGAAAGCAAGAATTATTCCTCCAATCATTTTCTCTTTAGAGGAAGCGTTAGAGTATATTCAAAAAGATGAATATGTAGAGGTTACACCTAAATCTATTCGTTTAAGAAAAATTTATTTGACAGAAACTGATAGAAAAAGATTTAAAATCTAA
- a CDS encoding PAS domain-containing protein: MKNKINQITVVYLLIALFAVIVFHKLSLRYLLDGNYPIFNFSKDILLVTFTGLIFRYILTENENKSKAIFEKLKKTNNEIKESNEKYDIVAKATSDTIWDWNIAEDKLYWNKGIKGIYGYNQEEVGESSNWWFQNIHPEDSIKMSIKLYSFIEQKTENWQDEYRFKCADNTYKYVLDRGFLLKDENGKAIRMIGAIQDITKRKEEELRLKLLETVILQTKDSIIITEAHFNKTKLPKIVYVNPAFTTMTGYESDEILHKSPDFLSGPNTNFKIIKKVILAIKNYEECVIEMISYKKNGEEFWLHFSMIPIYNSEKEISHWISIQRDITEEKRQEKEREQLILELTRNNKDLKQFSYITSHNLRAPISNLTGLLTLIEDITIEDIELKEILYGFNKSTHLLNETINDLTKVMIIKDNTSILKESISLKDVFENVFNQLSFQIDLQRPILKIDFDKVPTLIANKSYIESILLNLLSNALKYKSDNRNLKITITADQTNDLVTLQFKDNGIGIDLNRNRDKIFGLYQRFHDYPDSKGLGLYLVKSQVNAMEGTISVNSEVDKGTTFTLTFKNK; the protein is encoded by the coding sequence ATGAAAAACAAAATAAACCAAATAACCGTAGTATATCTGCTGATTGCATTGTTTGCAGTTATTGTTTTTCACAAACTCTCCCTACGCTATTTATTAGACGGAAACTACCCCATTTTCAACTTTTCCAAAGATATTCTATTAGTAACCTTTACAGGACTAATATTCAGGTATATTCTAACTGAAAATGAAAATAAAAGCAAAGCTATTTTTGAAAAATTAAAAAAAACAAATAACGAAATAAAAGAATCTAACGAAAAATACGATATCGTTGCAAAAGCTACTAGTGACACTATTTGGGATTGGAACATTGCAGAAGATAAACTATACTGGAACAAAGGAATCAAAGGTATTTATGGCTACAATCAAGAAGAAGTAGGAGAAAGCTCAAATTGGTGGTTTCAAAACATTCACCCAGAAGACAGCATAAAGATGTCAATTAAACTCTATTCTTTCATCGAACAAAAGACAGAAAACTGGCAAGACGAATACCGCTTCAAATGCGCAGATAACACTTATAAATATGTTCTTGACAGAGGATTTCTTTTAAAAGATGAAAACGGCAAAGCCATACGAATGATTGGAGCAATACAAGACATCACCAAAAGAAAAGAAGAAGAACTAAGACTTAAATTACTTGAAACAGTAATTCTACAAACAAAAGATTCCATAATCATCACCGAAGCCCATTTCAACAAAACAAAACTCCCCAAAATAGTTTACGTAAACCCTGCATTCACAACAATGACTGGTTATGAATCAGATGAAATCCTTCATAAATCTCCCGACTTTTTAAGCGGCCCAAATACTAATTTCAAAATCATTAAAAAAGTCATTTTAGCAATTAAAAATTACGAAGAATGCGTAATCGAAATGATTAGCTACAAGAAAAACGGAGAAGAGTTTTGGCTTCACTTTTCAATGATACCTATTTATAACTCTGAAAAAGAAATCTCTCACTGGATTTCAATACAGCGAGACATTACAGAAGAAAAAAGACAAGAAAAAGAAAGAGAACAATTAATCCTTGAACTAACAAGAAACAACAAAGATCTCAAACAGTTTTCATACATTACCTCCCATAACTTAAGAGCTCCAATCTCAAACCTAACCGGACTTTTAACACTAATTGAAGACATTACAATTGAAGATATTGAATTAAAAGAAATATTATACGGATTTAACAAATCTACACATTTACTAAATGAAACTATCAATGACTTAACAAAAGTCATGATTATCAAAGACAATACTTCCATCTTAAAAGAATCAATTTCTTTAAAAGACGTATTTGAAAATGTTTTCAATCAATTATCTTTCCAAATCGACCTACAAAGACCTATATTAAAAATAGATTTTGACAAAGTCCCTACTCTGATAGCCAACAAATCATACATTGAAAGTATACTACTCAATTTACTTTCCAATGCATTAAAATATAAATCGGACAACAGAAATTTAAAAATCACCATTACTGCAGATCAAACCAATGACCTTGTAACCTTACAGTTCAAAGACAACGGAATCGGAATTGACCTAAACAGAAACAGAGACAAAATTTTTGGCCTCTACCAACGATTTCATGATTATCCTGACAGCAAAGGTTTAGGCCTCTACCTTGTAAAATCACAAGTTAATGCCATGGAAGGAACTATAAGCGTAAATAGCGAAGTTGACAAAGGAACAACATTCACTTTAACTTTTAAAAACAAATAA
- a CDS encoding transposase — MGQYLSIDEVNLSMGELYTVVTNKAAKGKKGAIVAIIAGTKAEIVINHLQKISPVKRNQVVEITLDMANSMKLIAKKSFPKAKQVTDRFHVQKLALEAVQEVRIRLKWEALDKENLEIAEAKLNKTPFVSKEFYNGDTAKQLLTRSRFLLYKSPNKWSESQKERAKILFQEYPKIETVYYLSLKLRNIYNKNTDKSVAITKLAHWYNDVEKLEIKSFNTIMNTIKINYDSILNYFDNRSTNASAESFNAKIKAFRNQFRGVRKVDFFLFRLTKLFA, encoded by the coding sequence ATGGGACAATATTTATCTATTGATGAAGTTAATTTATCAATGGGCGAACTCTATACTGTGGTAACAAATAAAGCTGCCAAAGGTAAAAAAGGAGCAATAGTAGCTATTATAGCAGGGACAAAAGCCGAAATAGTGATTAATCACCTCCAAAAGATAAGTCCTGTTAAACGTAACCAAGTTGTAGAAATTACACTTGACATGGCCAATAGCATGAAGTTAATTGCTAAAAAATCCTTTCCAAAAGCCAAGCAAGTAACTGATAGGTTCCATGTTCAAAAGCTAGCATTAGAAGCTGTGCAAGAAGTTCGAATTAGGCTAAAATGGGAAGCATTAGATAAAGAAAATTTAGAAATAGCTGAAGCTAAGCTCAACAAAACACCTTTTGTTTCCAAAGAATTCTATAACGGAGATACAGCTAAACAATTACTTACCAGAAGTAGATTTCTACTATATAAAAGTCCAAATAAATGGAGTGAGAGTCAAAAAGAAAGAGCTAAAATACTATTTCAAGAATATCCCAAAATTGAAACTGTTTATTACCTAAGTCTAAAATTACGTAATATTTACAATAAAAACACAGACAAATCAGTTGCTATTACAAAATTAGCGCACTGGTATAATGATGTAGAAAAATTAGAAATCAAAAGCTTTAATACAATTATGAATACCATTAAAATCAACTATGATTCGATTTTAAACTACTTTGATAATAGAAGTACAAATGCTTCGGCAGAATCTTTTAATGCTAAAATAAAAGCATTCAGAAATCAATTTAGAGGAGTACGAAAAGTGGATTTCTTTCTCTTTAGATTAACTAAATTATTTGCCTAA
- a CDS encoding transposase yields MKLPELIVEHFDLVSTKIEQEKMHLFFEEKNTPPKEFNNRQLVSKGFLNEITIQDFPLRGKLVYLYIKRRRWTDKESQAIIQRDWNIIAQGTRMTQEFADFLKEINRY; encoded by the coding sequence ATCAAGCTTCCTGAATTAATAGTAGAACACTTTGATTTAGTAAGTACTAAAATCGAACAAGAGAAAATGCACTTGTTTTTTGAAGAGAAAAATACTCCTCCCAAAGAGTTTAACAATCGTCAACTAGTCTCTAAAGGATTCTTAAACGAGATCACCATCCAAGATTTCCCTTTGAGAGGTAAGTTGGTTTATTTATATATTAAACGACGAAGATGGACAGATAAAGAATCTCAAGCAATAATTCAACGTGATTGGAATATTATAGCACAAGGAACCCGCATGACTCAAGAGTTTGCGGATTTTTTAAAAGAGATTAATAGATACTAA
- the rpsT gene encoding 30S ribosomal protein S20: protein MANHKSALKRIRSNEKKRVLNRYQHKTTRNAIKALRIATDKVDASSKLSNVISMIDKLAKKNIIHDNKASNLKSKLTKFVAKL, encoded by the coding sequence ATGGCAAATCATAAGTCAGCATTAAAAAGAATTAGAAGCAACGAAAAGAAAAGAGTGTTAAACAGATATCAGCACAAAACTACTCGTAATGCGATCAAAGCATTAAGAATAGCTACTGATAAAGTTGATGCCTCTTCTAAGTTATCAAACGTTATTTCTATGATTGATAAATTGGCTAAAAAGAATATTATTCATGACAATAAAGCGTCAAACTTAAAATCTAAGTTAACTAAATTTGTTGCGAAATTGTAA